From one Streptomyces sp. R41 genomic stretch:
- a CDS encoding pyruvate carboxylase, whose protein sequence is MFRKVLVANRGEIAIRAFRAGYELGARTVAVFPHEDRNSLHRLKADEAYEIGQPGHPVRAYLSVEEIVRAARRAGADAVYPGYGFLSENPDLARACEEAGITFVGPSAETLELTGNKARAVAAARAAGVPVLGSSAPSTDVDELVRAAEDIGFPVFVKAVAGGGGRGMRRVEDPALLRESIEAAAREAASAFGDPTVFLEKAVIEPRHIEVQILADGHGQVIHLFERDCSVQRRHQKVIELAPAPNLDPALRERMCADAVRFAREIGYRNAGTVEFLVDRDGNHVFIEMNPRIQVEHTVTEEVTDVDLVQAQLRIAAGETLADLGLAQETVTVRGAALQCRITTEDPANGFRPDTGRISAYRSPGGSGIRLDGGTTHAGTEISAHFDSMLVKLTCRGRDFKTAIGRARRAVAEFRIRGVATNIPFLQAVLDDPDFQAGQVTTSFIEERPHLLTARHSADRGTKLLTYLADVTVNKPHGERPDLIDPTTKLPPLPSTEPPAGSRQRLAELGPGGFARWLRESPTIGVTDTTFRDAHQSLLATRVRTKDMLAVAPVVARTLPHLLSLECWGGATYDVALRFLAEDPWERLAALREAVPNICLQMLLRGRNTVGYTPYPTEVTDAFVQEAAVTGIDIFRIFDALNDVEQMRPAIDAVRRTGTAIAEVALCYTADLSDPSERLYTLDYYLRLAEQIVAAGAHVLAVKDMAGLLRAPAAATLVSALRREFDLPVHVHTHDTAGGQLATYLAAIQAGADAVDGAVASMAGTTSQPSLSAIVAATDYSERPTGLDLKAVGDLEPYWESVRRIYAPFEAGLASPTGRVYHHEIPGGQLSNLRTQAIALGLGDRFEEIEAMYAAADRILGRLVKVTPSSKVVGDLALHLVGAGVTPEDFEATPDKFDIPDSVIGFLRGELGSPPGGWPEPFRTKALAGRADPKPMRELASDDRTGLAKERRATLNRLLFPGPTRDFETHRQTFGDTSVLDSKDFFYGLRPAKEYAVDLEPGVRLLIELQAIGEADERGMRTVMSTLNGQLRPIQVRDTAAASDVPPTEKADRANPGHVAAPFAGVVTLAVAEGDEVAEGGVVATIEAMKMEAAITAPKAGKVSRLAINRIQQVEGGDLLVEIA, encoded by the coding sequence ATGTTCCGCAAGGTGCTGGTCGCCAACCGTGGTGAGATCGCGATTCGCGCTTTCCGCGCAGGCTATGAGCTGGGCGCGCGAACCGTCGCCGTCTTCCCGCACGAGGACCGCAATTCGCTGCACCGGCTGAAGGCCGACGAGGCTTATGAGATCGGTCAGCCGGGGCATCCGGTGCGGGCCTACCTCTCCGTCGAGGAGATCGTCCGTGCGGCGCGCCGGGCCGGCGCGGACGCGGTGTACCCGGGCTACGGGTTCCTGTCCGAGAACCCCGACCTGGCGCGCGCGTGCGAGGAGGCGGGCATCACGTTCGTCGGGCCGAGCGCCGAAACCCTTGAGCTGACCGGGAACAAGGCGCGCGCGGTGGCCGCCGCGCGCGCTGCCGGGGTACCGGTGCTCGGCTCCTCGGCGCCCTCCACCGACGTGGACGAACTGGTCCGTGCCGCTGAGGACATCGGCTTTCCCGTGTTCGTCAAGGCGGTCGCCGGCGGAGGAGGGCGCGGTATGCGCCGCGTCGAGGACCCCGCCCTGCTGCGCGAGTCCATCGAGGCGGCGGCCCGCGAGGCCGCGTCGGCGTTCGGCGACCCGACCGTCTTCCTGGAGAAGGCCGTCATCGAACCCCGGCACATCGAGGTGCAGATCCTCGCCGACGGGCACGGGCAGGTCATCCACCTCTTCGAGCGTGACTGTTCGGTGCAGCGCCGCCATCAGAAGGTGATCGAGCTGGCGCCCGCGCCGAACCTGGACCCGGCGCTGCGCGAGCGGATGTGTGCCGATGCCGTGAGGTTCGCCCGGGAGATCGGCTATCGCAACGCGGGCACCGTGGAGTTCCTCGTCGACCGCGACGGGAACCACGTCTTCATCGAGATGAACCCGCGCATCCAGGTCGAGCACACGGTGACCGAGGAGGTCACCGACGTCGACCTCGTGCAGGCACAGCTGCGGATCGCAGCCGGCGAGACGCTGGCCGACCTGGGCCTCGCGCAGGAGACCGTCACCGTGCGGGGCGCCGCACTGCAATGCCGGATCACCACCGAGGACCCGGCCAACGGCTTCCGCCCGGACACCGGCAGGATCAGCGCCTACCGCTCGCCCGGCGGGTCGGGCATCCGGCTGGACGGCGGCACCACCCACGCCGGTACGGAGATCAGCGCGCACTTCGACTCGATGCTGGTCAAACTCACCTGCCGGGGCCGGGACTTCAAGACCGCGATCGGCCGCGCCCGACGCGCGGTGGCCGAGTTCCGCATCCGGGGCGTGGCCACCAACATCCCCTTCCTGCAAGCCGTGTTGGACGACCCGGACTTCCAGGCCGGACAGGTCACCACGTCGTTCATCGAGGAGCGGCCGCACCTGCTCACCGCACGGCACTCCGCCGACCGCGGCACGAAGCTGCTCACCTACCTCGCCGACGTGACGGTGAACAAGCCCCACGGCGAGCGCCCCGACCTGATCGATCCGACCACCAAACTGCCGCCCCTGCCCAGCACCGAACCGCCCGCCGGCTCCCGGCAGCGGCTCGCCGAGCTCGGCCCGGGTGGTTTCGCCCGATGGCTGCGCGAGTCCCCGACCATCGGCGTCACCGACACCACGTTCCGGGACGCCCACCAGTCGCTGCTCGCCACCCGGGTCCGCACCAAGGACATGCTCGCCGTCGCCCCCGTGGTGGCGCGGACCCTGCCGCACCTGCTGTCCCTGGAGTGCTGGGGCGGTGCCACGTACGACGTCGCGCTGCGCTTTCTCGCGGAGGACCCCTGGGAGCGGCTGGCCGCACTTCGCGAAGCCGTACCCAACATCTGCCTGCAGATGCTGCTGCGCGGCCGCAACACCGTGGGCTACACGCCCTACCCGACCGAGGTGACCGACGCCTTCGTACAGGAGGCGGCGGTCACCGGCATCGACATCTTCCGTATCTTCGACGCCCTCAACGACGTCGAGCAGATGCGGCCCGCCATCGACGCCGTGCGGCGCACCGGAACGGCGATCGCCGAGGTCGCGCTCTGCTACACCGCCGACCTGTCCGACCCGTCCGAGCGGCTGTACACCCTGGACTACTACCTCCGGCTGGCCGAACAGATCGTGGCCGCCGGCGCCCACGTGCTGGCCGTCAAGGACATGGCGGGGCTGCTCAGGGCCCCGGCCGCCGCGACCCTCGTATCGGCCCTGCGCCGTGAGTTCGACCTGCCGGTGCACGTCCACACCCATGACACCGCGGGAGGCCAGCTCGCCACCTACCTCGCGGCGATCCAGGCCGGCGCGGACGCGGTGGACGGCGCGGTGGCGTCCATGGCGGGCACCACGTCGCAGCCGTCGCTGTCGGCGATCGTGGCGGCGACCGACTACTCCGAGCGGCCGACCGGCCTTGACCTGAAGGCGGTCGGGGACCTGGAGCCGTACTGGGAGAGCGTCCGCAGGATCTACGCGCCGTTCGAGGCGGGCCTGGCCTCGCCGACCGGACGGGTCTACCACCACGAAATCCCCGGCGGGCAGCTCTCCAACCTGCGCACCCAGGCCATCGCGCTCGGCCTCGGCGACCGCTTCGAGGAGATCGAGGCGATGTACGCCGCCGCCGACCGGATCCTCGGGCGTCTGGTGAAGGTCACCCCGTCGTCCAAGGTGGTCGGCGACCTGGCCCTGCACCTGGTCGGCGCCGGAGTGACGCCGGAGGACTTCGAGGCGACGCCGGACAAGTTCGACATCCCCGACTCCGTCATCGGCTTCCTGCGCGGCGAGTTGGGCAGTCCGCCCGGCGGGTGGCCGGAGCCGTTCCGCACCAAGGCGCTGGCCGGTCGCGCCGACCCCAAGCCCATGCGGGAGCTGGCCTCGGACGACCGTACGGGGCTGGCGAAGGAGCGGCGGGCGACGCTCAACCGCCTGCTGTTCCCCGGGCCGACGCGCGACTTCGAAACACACCGTCAGACCTTCGGCGACACCAGCGTGCTGGACAGCAAGGACTTCTTCTACGGGCTGCGCCCCGCCAAGGAGTACGCCGTCGACCTCGAACCCGGCGTACGGCTCCTCATCGAACTGCAGGCCATCGGCGAGGCCGACGAGCGCGGCATGCGCACCGTGATGTCCACCCTGAACGGCCAACTGCGGCCGATCCAGGTACGCGACACCGCGGCGGCCTCCGACGTTCCGCCGACCGAGAAGGCCGACCGGGCCAACCCCGGCCACGTGGCCGCGCCGTTCGCCGGAGTGGTGACGCTCGCGGTGGCCGAGGGCGACGAGGTGGCGGAAGGCGGTGTGGTGGCCACCATCGAGGCGATGAAGATGGAGGCCGCGATCACCGCCCCGAAGGCCGGAAAGGTGTCCCGGCTCGCGATCAACAGGATCCAGCAGGTGGAGGGCGGCGATCTCCTGGTCGAGATCGCCTGA
- a CDS encoding sulfite exporter TauE/SafE family protein has protein sequence MKELIAGQSGLGAALLLLAAGVASGLAGSVAGLASLFSYPALLAAGLPPVAANVTNTVALFSNTVGSAAGSRAELRGQRGRLVRLAVTAALGGAIGAALLLGTPSSAFELVVPWLIALGSVLILAREPLRRLTAKLNSDSASVPRIPLACAVLLVGLYGGYFGAAAGVLMLAVLSLSTTEPLPVTNAVKNIATGAANVTAALAYAFLAPVDWSAAAALGLGCLAGAWMGPAVVRRLPETPLRVAIALAGLALAWSLWRNAGG, from the coding sequence GTGAAAGAACTGATCGCCGGTCAGTCGGGGCTCGGTGCGGCCTTGTTGCTCCTCGCGGCGGGGGTCGCCTCCGGGCTCGCCGGTTCGGTCGCGGGCCTGGCCTCGCTGTTCAGTTACCCCGCGTTGCTCGCCGCCGGACTTCCGCCGGTGGCGGCCAACGTCACCAACACGGTGGCCCTCTTCTCCAACACCGTGGGAAGCGCCGCCGGATCCAGGGCCGAACTGCGCGGGCAGCGCGGGCGGCTCGTCCGCCTCGCGGTCACCGCGGCGCTGGGCGGGGCGATCGGCGCGGCCCTGCTGCTCGGCACCCCGTCCTCGGCCTTCGAACTGGTCGTCCCCTGGCTCATCGCCCTCGGCTCGGTGCTGATCCTGGCGCGCGAACCCCTGCGACGCCTGACCGCGAAGCTCAACTCGGACTCGGCCTCCGTACCCCGGATACCCCTCGCCTGCGCGGTCCTGCTGGTCGGCCTGTACGGCGGATACTTCGGCGCCGCGGCCGGCGTACTGATGCTGGCCGTACTCTCCCTGTCCACGACGGAGCCGCTGCCGGTGACCAACGCCGTCAAGAACATCGCCACCGGCGCCGCCAACGTCACCGCGGCCCTCGCCTACGCCTTTCTCGCCCCGGTCGACTGGAGCGCGGCCGCCGCGCTCGGCCTCGGCTGCCTCGCGGGCGCCTGGATGGGACCGGCGGTCGTACGGCGGCTGCCCGAGACGCCGCTACGGGTCGCGATCGCCCTCGCAGGGCTGGCGCTCGCCTGGAGCCTGTGGCGCAATGCCGGCGGGTGA
- a CDS encoding SDR family oxidoreductase, producing MGLLEDKVVLVNGGSQGLGAGIVRAAVREGATVAFTGRRAEAGEKLAADAGAHFIRADLADPAQARDSVVRTVETHGRIDCLVNAAGLTSRGTLLDTTPELFDAHIAINLRAPFFAMQATAQHLVDRKSPGTIVNIITSSEHGGQPFLAPYVAAKAGLAGLTRNAAHAHRWDRIRINGLDIGWTDTEGEDATQRAFHGAGDDWRDKAAAAQPMGKLGQVDEIADFVVFLLSDRSGVVTGSVIDWDQTVLGGLD from the coding sequence ATGGGACTGCTTGAGGACAAGGTCGTCCTCGTCAACGGCGGCAGCCAGGGCCTGGGCGCGGGCATCGTACGGGCCGCCGTGCGAGAGGGCGCGACCGTCGCCTTCACCGGGCGCCGGGCCGAGGCCGGCGAGAAGCTCGCGGCGGACGCGGGTGCCCACTTCATCCGCGCGGACCTCGCCGACCCGGCGCAGGCGCGTGACAGCGTCGTACGGACCGTGGAGACACACGGCCGCATCGACTGCCTGGTCAACGCGGCAGGGCTGACCTCGCGCGGCACGCTCCTGGACACCACCCCGGAGCTGTTCGACGCGCACATCGCCATCAACCTGCGGGCACCGTTCTTCGCGATGCAGGCGACCGCCCAGCACCTGGTGGACCGCAAGTCGCCGGGCACCATCGTCAACATCATCACCTCCTCCGAGCACGGCGGGCAGCCGTTCCTCGCCCCGTACGTCGCCGCCAAGGCCGGACTCGCCGGACTGACCCGCAACGCGGCGCACGCGCACCGCTGGGACCGCATCCGGATCAACGGTCTCGACATCGGCTGGACCGACACCGAGGGCGAGGACGCCACGCAGCGCGCCTTCCACGGCGCGGGCGACGACTGGCGCGATAAGGCCGCCGCGGCACAGCCCATGGGCAAGCTCGGACAGGTCGACGAGATCGCCGACTTCGTCGTCTTTCTGCTCTCCGACCGCAGCGGAGTGGTGACCGGCTCGGTCATCGACTGGGACCAGACCGTCCTCGGCGGACTCGACTGA
- a CDS encoding phytanoyl-CoA dioxygenase family protein gives MSPTRAGSRTWLTEEDCDPDTFRRLVEQRTDATHYPSADRVEQNVPLYDSDRLRALAVTSQGRRALQEELVRALLDGPGIVVLKRAFADAAVVDRASDIFNALIEEERATGAAHGDHFAKPGANDRVWNALDKVAVRAPEVFADYYADDMLALVSEAWLGPAYQVTSQVNVVNPGGAAQSVHRDYHLGFLSQEQAAAYPAHVHRLSPVLTLQGAVAHCDMPVESGPTLYLPHSQKYEPGYLAWRLPKFVTYFDKHHVQLPLEKGDAVFFNPALFHAAGHNRSTGIKRMANLLQISSAFGRAMESVDREAMANALFPVLLRRKAEGASEDWLRRVVAATAEGYPFPTNLDLDPPVDGLAPPAQADTVWQAVTEGWAPERLRQELRAGAKRRQS, from the coding sequence ATGTCTCCCACACGTGCGGGATCACGGACTTGGCTGACCGAGGAAGACTGCGATCCGGACACATTCCGTCGGCTCGTCGAGCAGCGCACCGACGCCACCCACTACCCCTCGGCGGACCGGGTCGAGCAGAACGTTCCGCTCTACGACAGCGACCGGCTCCGCGCCCTCGCGGTCACCTCGCAGGGTCGTCGGGCGCTGCAGGAGGAACTGGTCCGGGCTCTGCTGGACGGGCCCGGCATCGTGGTCCTCAAGCGGGCGTTCGCCGACGCGGCCGTCGTGGACCGGGCGTCCGACATCTTCAACGCCCTGATCGAAGAAGAGCGTGCCACGGGCGCCGCCCACGGTGACCACTTCGCCAAGCCGGGCGCCAACGACCGCGTGTGGAACGCTCTGGACAAGGTGGCCGTCCGCGCACCGGAGGTCTTCGCCGACTACTACGCGGACGACATGCTGGCACTGGTCTCCGAGGCCTGGCTCGGCCCCGCCTACCAGGTGACCTCGCAGGTCAATGTGGTCAACCCGGGTGGCGCAGCACAGAGTGTGCACCGCGACTACCACCTCGGGTTCCTCTCCCAGGAGCAGGCGGCGGCGTATCCCGCCCATGTGCACCGGCTCTCACCGGTGCTGACCCTCCAGGGTGCGGTCGCGCACTGCGACATGCCCGTCGAGTCGGGCCCGACGCTCTATCTGCCGCACTCCCAGAAGTACGAGCCGGGCTATCTGGCCTGGCGGCTCCCGAAGTTCGTCACGTACTTCGACAAGCACCACGTCCAACTCCCCCTGGAGAAGGGCGACGCCGTCTTCTTCAACCCCGCGCTCTTCCACGCCGCCGGGCACAACCGCTCGACCGGTATCAAGCGCATGGCGAATCTGCTGCAGATCTCCTCCGCCTTCGGCCGCGCCATGGAGAGTGTCGACCGCGAGGCGATGGCTAACGCGCTTTTCCCGGTGCTGCTGCGCCGCAAGGCCGAAGGCGCCTCCGAGGACTGGCTGCGTCGCGTGGTCGCGGCCACGGCGGAGGGCTACCCCTTCCCCACCAACCTGGACCTCGACCCCCCGGTCGACGGTCTCGCACCACCCGCCCAGGCGGACACCGTCTGGCAGGCCGTCACCGAGGGCTGGGCCCCGGAGCGACTGCGCCAGGAACTGCGGGCCGGCGCCAAGCGCCGCCAGAGCTGA
- a CDS encoding LacI family DNA-binding transcriptional regulator, translating to MRHPYTIREIARQAGLSTATVDRVLNDRGGVRESTIREVRQAIKDLDRQRTQVRIGGRTFMIDIVMQTPQRFSTAVREALEAELPSLRPAVVRSRFHFRETGPCAELVATMDKIAERGSQGVILKAPDLPEIGAAVGRLVAAGIPVVTLVTDLPSSARMAYVGIDNRAAGATAAYLLGQWLGDRPGNVLTTISRGSFRGEEEREMGFRGAMRVAHPQRSLVEVTDSDGLDATQRDLVLEALERDEDIIAVYSMGGGNLATLDAFDALGRKCAVFIAHDLDHDNTRLLRERRLSAVLHHDLRQDVRRACQTIMRAHRALPDDGPSLPSAIQVVTPYNMPPGMSPLPFAS from the coding sequence ATGCGTCACCCCTATACGATCAGGGAGATCGCCCGTCAGGCCGGACTGAGCACGGCCACCGTCGACCGGGTTCTCAACGACCGGGGCGGCGTACGGGAGAGCACGATCAGGGAAGTGCGTCAGGCGATCAAGGACCTGGATCGCCAGCGGACCCAGGTCCGCATCGGCGGACGTACCTTCATGATCGACATCGTGATGCAGACGCCGCAGCGGTTCTCCACCGCGGTGCGCGAGGCACTCGAGGCCGAACTGCCCTCCCTGCGTCCCGCCGTGGTGCGCTCACGCTTCCACTTCCGTGAGACGGGCCCCTGCGCCGAGCTGGTCGCGACCATGGACAAGATCGCCGAGCGTGGTTCGCAAGGGGTGATTCTGAAGGCTCCTGACCTGCCGGAGATCGGTGCCGCCGTCGGCAGACTCGTCGCGGCCGGCATCCCCGTCGTCACCCTGGTCACCGACCTGCCGAGCAGTGCGCGCATGGCGTATGTCGGGATCGACAACCGTGCGGCCGGGGCCACCGCCGCCTACCTCCTCGGGCAGTGGCTCGGCGACCGGCCCGGCAACGTGCTCACCACCATCAGCCGGGGTTCCTTCCGTGGCGAGGAGGAGCGCGAGATGGGCTTCCGCGGGGCGATGCGCGTCGCTCATCCCCAGCGATCCCTGGTGGAGGTCACCGACAGCGACGGTCTGGACGCCACTCAGCGCGACCTCGTCCTCGAAGCACTCGAGCGCGACGAAGACATCATCGCGGTCTACTCCATGGGAGGGGGCAACCTCGCCACCCTCGACGCCTTCGACGCCCTGGGCCGGAAGTGCGCGGTGTTCATCGCCCACGACCTGGACCACGACAACACCCGGCTGCTGCGCGAGCGCCGCCTGTCCGCGGTCCTCCATCACGATCTGCGCCAGGACGTGCGCCGCGCCTGCCAGACCATCATGCGGGCCCACAGGGCGCTCCCGGACGACGGGCCCTCCCTGCCCTCGGCGATCCAGGTGGTCACGCCGTACAACATGCCGCCCGGAATGTCTCCCCTGCCGTTCGCCAGCTGA
- a CDS encoding glucosidase, translating into MGTSGDTPDAERRRLAEADDAGVPWRRWGPYLSERQWGTVREDYSPDGEAWSYFTHDQARSRAYRWGEDGIAGVSDDKQRLCLGLALWNGRDPILKERMFGLTNAEGNHGEDVKEYYFHLDSTPTHSYMKYLYKYPQTEFPYDDLTATNRARGRRDFEYELLDTGVFDEDRYFDVFVEYAKAGPEDLLIEITAHNRGPDEATLHLLPTLWFRHTWSWAGGTAVPSIRQEPGGPLRADHEELGPRWLYRDTDARTLFTENDTNNERIFNSPNASPYVKDGIHRYVVHGETGAVNPERTGTKAAVHHVLAVPGGQSATVRLRLSDTELADWSADFDTVMIQRRAEADEFYDGMTPAGMGGDERRLVRQALAGMLWSKQYYYLDVERWLSEHGVDPLGSDPRVRNSNWYHMVNDEIMSMPDTWEYPWFAAWDLAFHTVALSMVDLAFAKGQLDLLLRRLYLHPNGQIPAYEWNFGDVNPPVHAWATLFLYELEKHRTGHGDRAFLENAFHQLMKNFSWWLNRKDPDGNNVFQGGFLGLDNIGVFDRSAPLPTGGHLDQADGTAWMALYCQNLLEIAIELAVDNPVYIEQAQSLFEHFAWIAVAMNRIGADNASLWDEEDGFFYDVLRLPDGTATRLKVRSLVGLIPLAATSVVGGWADQRFPELVAGAREFVERHPAVEATVSSHEALGPNAEGRYLFALFGEDRLRRILSLMLDESEFLGPHGIRSLSRHHAEHPYTFEVHGETYGVGYLPAESDSGMFGGNSNWRGPVWFPVNLLLIRALLNLHAFHGDDFTVECPTGSGRQLNLYEVAREISDRLTATFLRDGDGHRPVHGAQAKFAKDPHWKDLILFYEYFHGDNGAGLGASHQTGWTGLAAVTATLFHTLGAEDWSARGRESLRPTGDREEPLS; encoded by the coding sequence ATGGGGACGAGCGGTGACACACCGGACGCCGAGCGCCGGCGGCTGGCCGAGGCCGACGATGCCGGGGTGCCCTGGCGTCGCTGGGGTCCCTATCTGAGCGAGCGTCAGTGGGGCACCGTCCGGGAGGACTACAGCCCGGACGGTGAGGCGTGGTCCTACTTCACCCATGACCAGGCCCGCTCCCGCGCCTACCGCTGGGGCGAGGACGGCATCGCCGGCGTCAGCGACGACAAGCAGCGCCTCTGCTTGGGGCTGGCGTTGTGGAACGGCCGCGATCCGATCCTCAAGGAGCGGATGTTCGGCCTCACCAACGCCGAGGGCAATCACGGCGAGGACGTCAAGGAGTACTACTTCCACCTCGACAGCACGCCCACGCACTCGTACATGAAGTACCTCTACAAATACCCGCAGACGGAATTCCCGTACGACGACCTCACCGCGACCAATCGGGCGCGGGGCCGCCGCGACTTCGAGTACGAACTCCTCGACACCGGCGTCTTCGACGAGGACCGCTACTTCGACGTGTTTGTCGAGTACGCCAAGGCGGGACCCGAGGACCTGCTGATCGAGATCACCGCGCACAACCGGGGCCCCGACGAGGCGACCCTGCACCTGCTGCCCACCCTGTGGTTCCGGCACACCTGGTCCTGGGCCGGCGGCACCGCCGTACCGAGCATCCGGCAGGAACCCGGCGGCCCGCTCCGCGCCGACCACGAGGAGCTGGGCCCTCGGTGGCTGTACCGCGACACGGACGCACGGACCTTGTTCACCGAGAACGACACGAACAACGAGCGGATCTTCAACAGCCCGAACGCTTCCCCGTACGTCAAGGACGGCATCCACCGATACGTCGTCCACGGGGAGACCGGAGCCGTCAACCCCGAACGGACCGGAACCAAGGCGGCCGTTCACCATGTGCTGGCCGTCCCCGGCGGGCAGAGCGCCACCGTGCGCCTGCGCCTCAGCGACACCGAACTGGCCGACTGGAGTGCGGACTTCGACACCGTCATGATCCAACGCCGCGCCGAGGCCGACGAGTTCTACGACGGTATGACCCCGGCCGGCATGGGCGGGGACGAACGGCGGCTGGTCCGGCAGGCGTTGGCAGGGATGCTGTGGAGCAAGCAGTACTACTACCTCGACGTCGAGCGCTGGCTGTCCGAGCACGGAGTCGACCCGCTCGGCTCCGACCCCCGGGTGCGCAACAGCAACTGGTACCACATGGTCAACGACGAGATCATGTCGATGCCGGACACCTGGGAGTACCCGTGGTTCGCCGCCTGGGACCTCGCCTTCCACACCGTCGCCCTGTCCATGGTCGATCTCGCCTTCGCCAAGGGGCAGTTGGACCTGCTGCTGCGCCGCCTGTACCTGCATCCCAACGGGCAGATCCCGGCGTACGAGTGGAACTTCGGCGACGTCAATCCACCGGTGCACGCCTGGGCCACCCTCTTCCTCTACGAGCTGGAGAAGCACCGCACCGGCCACGGCGACCGCGCCTTCCTGGAGAACGCCTTCCACCAGCTGATGAAGAACTTCAGCTGGTGGCTCAACCGCAAGGACCCCGACGGCAACAACGTCTTCCAGGGCGGCTTCCTCGGCCTCGACAACATCGGCGTCTTCGACCGCAGTGCCCCGCTGCCCACCGGCGGCCACCTCGACCAGGCGGACGGCACGGCGTGGATGGCGCTGTACTGCCAGAACCTCCTGGAAATCGCCATAGAGCTGGCCGTCGACAACCCGGTCTACATCGAGCAGGCGCAGTCCCTGTTCGAGCACTTCGCGTGGATCGCCGTGGCCATGAACCGCATCGGCGCGGACAACGCGAGCCTGTGGGACGAGGAGGACGGCTTCTTCTACGACGTGCTGCGACTGCCTGACGGCACGGCGACCCGGCTCAAGGTGCGCTCGCTCGTGGGACTCATCCCGCTCGCCGCCACCAGCGTGGTCGGCGGCTGGGCGGATCAGCGCTTCCCCGAACTGGTCGCGGGAGCAAGGGAGTTCGTCGAGCGCCACCCGGCCGTCGAGGCCACCGTCTCCTCTCACGAGGCGCTGGGCCCGAACGCCGAAGGACGGTATCTGTTCGCCCTGTTCGGCGAGGACCGGCTGCGGCGGATCCTGTCCCTGATGCTCGACGAGTCCGAATTCCTCGGCCCGCACGGCATCCGCTCGCTCTCCCGCCACCACGCCGAGCACCCGTACACCTTCGAAGTGCACGGTGAGACATACGGTGTCGGCTATCTGCCCGCCGAGTCCGACTCCGGGATGTTCGGCGGCAACTCCAACTGGCGCGGGCCGGTCTGGTTCCCGGTCAACCTGCTGCTCATCCGCGCCCTGCTCAACCTGCACGCCTTCCACGGCGACGACTTCACCGTCGAGTGCCCGACCGGATCGGGCCGGCAGCTCAATCTGTACGAGGTCGCCCGCGAGATCTCCGACCGGCTCACCGCCACCTTCCTGCGCGACGGCGACGGACACCGGCCGGTGCACGGCGCCCAGGCCAAGTTCGCCAAGGACCCGCACTGGAAGGACCTGATCCTCTTCTACGAGTACTTCCACGGCGACAACGGCGCCGGTCTCGGCGCCTCCCATCAGACGGGCTGGACCGGACTGGCCGCGGTGACCGCGACGCTGTTCCACACGCTCGGCGCCGAGGACTGGTCCGCCCGCGGCCGCGAGAGCCTGCGCCCGACGGGTGACCGAGAGGAGCCGCTGTCATGA